From one Stieleria sp. JC731 genomic stretch:
- a CDS encoding ATP-binding protein produces MHEKYAAMLHKRRPSSRFVSIRSARQGRLSRWGILAALVVAVWCQAASAHDPPRGKALTPPATQEVVQLAEAGELVISDLGQASRLYGHPTIESVPIDIHATVNYWDIRDGDIFVEDQFDALYVEVPPAFFRQYQRLKPGTKVRVRGYLEIDHFYIYAEEVEVLDEPIEIVPRAVHISEIELGELWSHYVRSHGKVREIIRVGSIWKALCTSHQSEFVVNRRDEVNYFDWDKLLNRKVEVTGTLSCEMDTDWNPTRYYFRTNEDDPRLQVIGDSKRLDSVELPSDPISFDEIRERYSGTAIYALQGQIAEVLPNQHYLLEQDGESLVIGSSIIDSALVGSTVDAFVYKVGNDEYRSVYVVTRGRRALLPPPQTDIRSINLAELPMRASLSGTYISSHQLNGFTYITLRDRGVDFVAKLNSAQNNLRPLDLTTARRISVSGLAVPVNNDAVAPDDADVQPILAVEVPSIEEVHVTARWWQFSPAIAIASLGVLAAVCTLGMVCFATLWLRLQRTSNDNRQLQFQLVQSQKLDALGRLTGGVAHDFNNLLTGIASNLELIERTQHTSSETSLDCLRSARRCTLQATKLVRSLLGFSRHTSVELLPGDINETVEETALLARSTFSPDIRVVTDLAPNLPACRFDQTQLGQVLLNLCFNAKDAYEGKAGTIVLKTQFESSANSAGSVIIRCADAGVGIDDLTLSQIFEPFFTTKKVGEGTGLGLSLAYGIVKQHGGTIDCDSQLGQGTTFTIRLPVEKYQPQPTIEHAGSNGLRSVPRLEPPEPKVMTGHRISPASLQTEINRPDDIGDLPTYHILLVDDDDEVRRIAKLSFEELGHRVTAVDNGSDALDQLAKGLCPDVVILDLIMPMVSGVDTLELIKQHDSEIPVIICSGVVNEIQERFLDRMFQPDACIGKPFRLAELDATLNRVCRGCNAVARPSAT; encoded by the coding sequence ATGCATGAAAAGTACGCGGCGATGTTGCACAAGCGTCGTCCGTCGTCTCGTTTCGTTTCAATTCGATCGGCTCGGCAAGGACGTCTAAGCCGATGGGGTATCCTGGCCGCGTTAGTTGTTGCGGTTTGGTGTCAGGCGGCGTCTGCGCACGATCCTCCTCGCGGCAAAGCGTTGACACCGCCAGCCACTCAGGAAGTTGTTCAATTGGCCGAGGCCGGCGAACTTGTCATCAGCGACCTCGGTCAAGCCAGTCGTTTGTACGGGCATCCGACGATTGAATCCGTTCCGATCGATATCCATGCGACCGTTAATTATTGGGACATCCGTGACGGCGATATCTTTGTCGAAGATCAATTCGACGCGCTCTATGTCGAGGTTCCACCTGCTTTCTTTCGGCAGTACCAGCGGCTGAAGCCCGGCACCAAAGTTCGCGTGCGTGGCTACCTCGAGATCGATCACTTCTATATCTATGCCGAAGAGGTTGAAGTGCTTGATGAGCCGATTGAGATTGTTCCGCGAGCAGTCCATATCAGCGAAATCGAACTCGGCGAGCTATGGTCACACTACGTCCGTTCGCATGGCAAAGTCCGAGAGATTATTCGAGTCGGAAGCATCTGGAAGGCGCTGTGTACATCGCATCAAAGTGAATTCGTTGTCAACCGTCGTGACGAAGTGAACTACTTCGATTGGGACAAGCTGCTAAATCGAAAAGTCGAAGTGACGGGAACGCTTAGCTGTGAGATGGATACCGATTGGAATCCGACTCGCTATTACTTCCGTACCAATGAAGATGATCCGAGGCTTCAAGTCATCGGAGATTCCAAACGCCTCGATTCGGTTGAACTTCCATCGGATCCGATTTCGTTTGACGAAATTCGGGAACGATATTCCGGGACGGCGATCTACGCCTTGCAGGGCCAAATTGCCGAAGTGCTACCCAATCAGCACTACCTGCTTGAACAAGATGGCGAAAGCCTTGTCATCGGATCATCGATCATCGACTCCGCTTTGGTCGGCAGCACAGTCGATGCCTTCGTCTACAAGGTTGGGAACGATGAATACCGTAGCGTTTATGTCGTGACACGTGGTCGACGAGCACTGCTGCCGCCTCCGCAAACGGACATTCGATCGATCAATCTGGCCGAACTTCCGATGCGTGCGAGCTTGAGCGGGACCTACATCAGTTCGCATCAATTGAACGGATTCACCTACATTACGCTGCGAGATCGAGGCGTTGACTTTGTCGCGAAGCTCAATTCTGCACAGAACAATTTGCGTCCGCTCGATCTGACGACCGCCCGTCGAATCTCGGTTTCTGGGTTGGCGGTGCCCGTCAACAACGATGCGGTTGCACCTGATGACGCCGATGTCCAGCCAATCCTTGCGGTCGAGGTGCCGTCGATCGAAGAGGTCCATGTCACCGCAAGGTGGTGGCAGTTTTCACCGGCGATTGCGATCGCCTCGCTGGGTGTTTTGGCCGCAGTTTGTACTTTAGGCATGGTCTGTTTCGCGACGCTTTGGCTGCGTCTGCAGCGAACCAGCAATGACAACCGTCAACTACAATTTCAGCTGGTGCAAAGTCAAAAGCTGGATGCGCTGGGGCGTTTGACAGGCGGTGTCGCGCACGATTTCAACAATTTGCTCACCGGGATCGCTTCGAATCTCGAATTGATTGAACGTACGCAGCACACGAGCAGCGAAACCTCATTGGATTGTTTGCGATCAGCACGCCGCTGCACATTGCAAGCGACCAAACTGGTGCGTTCGTTGCTTGGCTTCTCACGTCATACGAGCGTCGAACTGTTGCCCGGTGACATCAATGAAACGGTTGAAGAAACTGCCCTACTGGCGCGATCGACGTTTTCACCAGACATTCGCGTGGTGACGGATCTTGCGCCGAATCTTCCCGCCTGTCGCTTCGATCAAACACAGCTCGGGCAGGTTCTGTTGAACCTTTGCTTCAACGCCAAAGATGCGTACGAAGGCAAGGCTGGCACAATCGTTTTGAAAACTCAGTTCGAATCATCTGCCAACTCTGCCGGATCGGTAATCATCCGATGTGCTGATGCTGGCGTGGGCATCGATGATTTAACCCTCTCGCAAATTTTTGAACCCTTTTTCACGACGAAGAAAGTAGGCGAAGGGACCGGACTTGGGCTTTCACTCGCATACGGGATCGTCAAGCAACACGGTGGGACGATTGATTGTGACAGCCAGCTCGGTCAGGGCACAACGTTCACCATTCGATTGCCGGTAGAAAAGTATCAACCGCAACCAACGATTGAACATGCCGGTTCCAATGGGTTGCGATCGGTGCCACGTCTGGAGCCACCTGAGCCCAAGGTGATGACCGGACACCGAATTTCGCCGGCTTCCCTTCAAACAGAAATCAATCGACCAGACGACATCGGCGATCTGCCGACGTACCACATCTTATTGGTCGATGATGATGATGAGGTTCGCCGAATAGCCAAGCTAAGTTTTGAGGAACTAGGCCACCGGGTAACAGCCGTCGACAACGGTTCTGATGCCCTCGATCAGCTTGCCAAAGGTTTGTGTCCTGATGTTGTCATCTTGGATTTGATCATGCCAATGGTATCAGGAGTCGACACGCTCGAACTGATCAAGCAACACGACAGTGAGATCCCCGTCATCATCTGTAGTGGTGTGGTGAACGAGATCCAAGAACGCTTTCTTGATCGAATGTTCCAGCCCGATGCCTGTATCGGAAAGCCGTTTCGTTTGGCCGAGTTGGATGCGACGCTGAATCGAGTCTGCCGTGGTTGCAATGCGGTGGCACGGCCTTCGGCGACCTAG
- a CDS encoding Gfo/Idh/MocA family protein has protein sequence MTRISRRQFTGATATAAAAFAVTSSLPARQSWAANANDEINVGFISCGGRSQGLMSQFSKVAGVNIAGLCDVDESRLGSAKKRFPKAQGWTDLRDLIASDSIDAVVISTCNHWHCLAAIWAMEAGKDVYVEKPLSHSQWEGKQTVAAARKYNRICQLGTQQRSDPMQAEIKKFLHEEKALGEIKAARVNRYGVRGAIGKRSTPLPIDKNVAYDLWLGPAADEPIYREKLHYDWHWDWNTGSGEMGNWGVHVLDDCRNNIFQDSVALPKRILGGGGRVVYNDAGETPNVHFTYFDTGSIPVVIGLSNLPAKPGAKGSPSNPGPSSGYLAYCEGGRFEGQRGRAVAYDNEGKKIREFKGNGDVLHQQNFIDAVRAGDRSLLNAEVEVGNDSTGWCNLANIAVQAGQAFSQQNAEQVELEQWQGLLGEMESHLDAHGLKMTDSQIKLSPMLELDPETETFVGENAELANPLLKREYRKGYEVPEIV, from the coding sequence ATGACCAGAATATCTCGCCGTCAATTTACCGGTGCGACCGCCACAGCCGCTGCCGCGTTCGCCGTTACCTCATCACTTCCCGCTCGCCAATCCTGGGCCGCCAACGCGAACGATGAGATCAATGTCGGCTTTATTAGCTGCGGCGGGCGTTCCCAAGGCTTGATGTCACAGTTTTCGAAAGTGGCCGGTGTGAACATCGCAGGCCTGTGCGACGTCGATGAGTCACGATTGGGTTCAGCGAAGAAACGTTTCCCCAAGGCGCAAGGTTGGACCGATCTTCGCGACTTGATCGCTTCGGACAGCATCGACGCTGTGGTCATTTCAACGTGCAACCACTGGCACTGCTTGGCCGCCATCTGGGCGATGGAAGCTGGCAAAGACGTTTATGTCGAAAAGCCATTGTCGCACAGCCAATGGGAAGGCAAGCAAACGGTTGCAGCCGCTCGCAAGTACAACCGAATCTGCCAACTCGGAACACAGCAGCGTTCAGACCCGATGCAAGCGGAGATCAAAAAGTTCTTGCACGAAGAGAAAGCTCTTGGCGAGATCAAAGCTGCACGCGTCAATCGCTACGGCGTTCGTGGTGCGATCGGAAAACGAAGCACACCATTGCCGATCGATAAAAACGTCGCGTACGACTTGTGGTTGGGCCCCGCAGCTGACGAGCCAATCTATCGCGAGAAGCTGCACTATGACTGGCACTGGGATTGGAACACCGGTTCGGGCGAAATGGGTAACTGGGGCGTGCACGTCCTAGACGATTGTCGCAACAACATTTTCCAAGATAGCGTCGCGCTGCCGAAACGAATTCTCGGTGGCGGCGGACGGGTTGTTTACAACGATGCGGGTGAAACCCCGAACGTTCACTTCACCTATTTCGATACCGGGTCGATTCCTGTTGTGATCGGGCTAAGCAACCTACCTGCCAAACCTGGTGCGAAAGGTAGCCCTAGCAATCCCGGACCTTCAAGCGGTTATTTGGCCTACTGCGAAGGCGGCCGATTCGAAGGTCAGCGTGGACGCGCGGTCGCTTATGACAACGAAGGCAAAAAGATTCGTGAGTTCAAAGGTAACGGCGATGTCCTTCACCAACAGAACTTTATCGATGCCGTTCGCGCTGGCGACCGAAGCCTGCTCAACGCCGAGGTTGAAGTCGGCAACGACAGCACCGGTTGGTGCAACTTGGCCAACATCGCAGTTCAAGCCGGCCAAGCGTTCTCGCAACAGAACGCCGAGCAAGTTGAACTTGAACAGTGGCAAGGTCTGTTGGGTGAAATGGAGTCGCATCTTGACGCTCACGGCCTGAAGATGACTGATAGCCAGATCAAGCTTAGCCCGATGTTGGAACTTGATCCCGAAACAGAAACGTTCGTCGGTGAAAATGCCGAGCTCGCCAATCCGTTGTTGAAACGCGAGTACCGAAAGGGCTACGAAGTTCCCGAGATCGTCTAA
- a CDS encoding LOG family protein, with protein MDAKDFDPQQLPPEAIGESEPERPQPADDPIVDSAPPEKTSLFDEMRATIDRLERDQTSRGDLKVLSRTLLELRYAFKVFRPYRRRRKVTIFGSARTKPDHPDYQSAVQLGRQMAGHGWMVITGAGGGIMEAGHVGAGKEASMGLNIMLPFEQGANHVIEGDPKLVTMKYFFTRKLMFVKECSAVVCCPGGFGTLDEALETLTLMQTGKQTMLPLVLLDHPNGHYWSDFGKFVDRNLGEGGMISGDDTALYKITNDVGVAVKEILQFYRRYHSMRYVHDRLVFRLKERLSDEKLDSLNENFADILVKGKITQSKSLPEEAGEPDLAGLPRLVLHFNRRSLGRLRLLINEINAD; from the coding sequence ATGGATGCAAAAGATTTTGATCCCCAGCAACTTCCACCAGAAGCGATTGGGGAGAGCGAACCGGAACGACCGCAGCCGGCTGACGATCCGATTGTCGATTCGGCTCCTCCGGAAAAGACATCGCTTTTCGATGAGATGAGAGCGACGATTGATCGGCTGGAACGCGATCAGACTTCGCGTGGTGATCTGAAGGTTCTGTCGCGAACGTTGCTTGAACTGCGATACGCATTCAAAGTCTTTCGCCCGTATCGCCGTCGCCGCAAAGTCACGATCTTTGGTTCGGCCAGAACCAAACCCGATCATCCGGATTATCAATCCGCTGTCCAGCTTGGACGGCAGATGGCAGGACACGGTTGGATGGTGATCACAGGTGCCGGCGGTGGCATCATGGAAGCCGGGCACGTTGGCGCTGGTAAAGAAGCGTCGATGGGATTGAACATCATGTTGCCCTTCGAGCAAGGCGCTAACCATGTGATCGAAGGCGATCCCAAGCTTGTCACGATGAAGTACTTCTTCACTCGAAAGCTGATGTTTGTCAAAGAGTGCAGCGCGGTGGTTTGCTGCCCCGGAGGCTTCGGAACTCTTGATGAAGCTTTAGAAACGCTTACGTTGATGCAAACCGGCAAGCAAACCATGCTACCGCTGGTGCTGCTGGATCATCCCAATGGTCATTACTGGAGCGACTTTGGCAAGTTCGTCGATCGCAATTTAGGCGAAGGCGGGATGATCAGCGGTGACGACACGGCGCTATATAAGATCACCAACGATGTCGGTGTCGCTGTAAAAGAAATCTTGCAGTTCTATCGGCGTTACCACAGCATGCGATACGTGCATGACCGCTTGGTGTTCCGCCTAAAGGAACGTTTGTCCGACGAAAAACTCGATTCACTAAACGAGAACTTTGCCGATATCTTGGTTAAGGGGAAAATCACGCAGTCGAAATCGCTTCCCGAGGAAGCTGGCGAACCGGATCTAGCCGGCTTGCCGAGATTGGTGCTGCATTTCAATCGCCGATCCCTAGGCCGGTTGCGTTTGTTGATCAACGAAATCAACGCCGACTAA
- a CDS encoding Na+/H+ antiporter NhaA codes for MSGHNQPKGLFRFFVDNSLFLITGAVIALIWANWAAQNNSHSYHDFIHFDVRTLVGAGESHVDGHGEVGGEEHSLPVVAESEAAAGVDESVGADEHTAPVEVAEDSHANHDETVSDDSTSGESDSHDSPADTGHHWYSLLFIINDVLMALFFAIAAKEVWESLLPGGALSNPRKAATPLLATFGGIAGPALFFLGGAMLTGTTAEFGKGWAVPCATDIAFSYLVARLIFGVGHPAIAFLLLLAIADDAAGLVILAIFYPSAPIEPIWLLLTAAAMFVAWLLSKMKVQSHWFYILGPGIASWFSFYEANLHPALGLVPIIPLLPSASSDLGIFAREELNRQDTLNEFEHFWKVPVEIILGLFGLVNAGVVLSSVGTGTWLVLVGLLVGKPVGITFMTFLSEKVLRLEKPAGMDYRHVVTLGMVAGIGFTVALFVSVAAFKVPGAIQDSVKMGALLSFAAAPLSIVIAKALGVRVGDHLGSTNDVPSEGTT; via the coding sequence ATGTCTGGGCACAATCAACCGAAAGGCCTGTTCCGTTTCTTTGTCGACAATTCACTGTTCTTGATCACCGGGGCAGTCATTGCGCTCATTTGGGCCAACTGGGCCGCTCAGAACAATAGCCACAGCTACCACGATTTCATCCATTTCGATGTTCGGACTTTGGTCGGCGCGGGTGAATCGCATGTTGATGGTCACGGTGAAGTCGGTGGCGAAGAGCACAGCCTTCCTGTTGTCGCCGAAAGCGAAGCTGCCGCAGGCGTTGATGAATCGGTAGGTGCTGACGAGCACACAGCGCCGGTCGAAGTTGCCGAAGATTCACATGCCAATCATGACGAGACGGTGAGCGATGATTCGACATCTGGCGAATCCGATTCTCATGATTCACCGGCAGACACCGGGCATCATTGGTATTCATTGCTGTTCATCATCAACGACGTGTTGATGGCTTTGTTTTTCGCGATCGCGGCGAAAGAGGTTTGGGAATCGTTACTTCCCGGCGGTGCGTTATCGAATCCGCGAAAAGCGGCTACTCCGTTGCTCGCGACCTTTGGCGGCATTGCCGGTCCGGCACTTTTCTTCCTCGGTGGCGCGATGCTCACCGGAACGACTGCGGAATTTGGAAAGGGCTGGGCGGTACCTTGTGCAACAGACATCGCATTTAGCTATCTGGTTGCACGACTGATATTCGGAGTCGGTCACCCGGCGATCGCGTTCTTGTTGCTCTTGGCGATTGCAGATGATGCGGCTGGACTTGTGATCCTAGCGATCTTTTATCCATCCGCACCGATCGAACCGATTTGGCTGTTGCTAACCGCTGCCGCGATGTTTGTCGCATGGCTGCTATCGAAGATGAAGGTTCAATCGCACTGGTTCTATATCCTCGGTCCCGGGATCGCATCTTGGTTTTCGTTTTACGAAGCCAACCTTCACCCCGCGCTGGGATTGGTTCCGATCATCCCGCTGCTGCCATCCGCTTCATCCGACCTCGGTATCTTTGCTCGAGAGGAACTTAATCGTCAGGACACTCTCAACGAGTTCGAGCACTTTTGGAAAGTCCCCGTCGAAATCATCCTTGGGTTGTTCGGTTTGGTGAACGCGGGTGTGGTACTTAGCAGTGTCGGTACCGGGACATGGCTGGTGCTGGTCGGATTGCTGGTTGGCAAACCAGTGGGCATCACCTTCATGACGTTCTTGTCAGAAAAGGTGCTGCGATTAGAAAAGCCCGCGGGCATGGACTATCGACATGTCGTGACGCTTGGGATGGTTGCAGGGATCGGCTTTACGGTCGCATTGTTCGTTTCGGTGGCCGCTTTCAAGGTACCCGGTGCAATCCAAGACTCGGTCAAGATGGGGGCGTTGCTCAGTTTCGCTGCCGCACCCTTGTCAATTGTTATTGCGAAAGCTCTAGGAGTTCGCGTTGGCGACCACCTGGGCTCGACAAATGACGTACCATCTGAAGGAACGACTTAA
- a CDS encoding PDZ domain-containing protein, with translation MPNSQLEKPIYGYLVITVALVVGMVSASVFGQPPKDLPPESATTQLTESVSTPQVKHSQPSEQDFIASTPTNIEFVVSHPRKWILGVRINDTSLGAVVTSVVPMSAAENAGLESGDRIIAVDGQQVGWVGGQTVSLHHLVDASPNGVARILVQKRSSNLKVVLVRLQTLGESLGMNS, from the coding sequence GTGCCTAATTCACAACTTGAAAAACCAATTTACGGATACTTGGTCATTACCGTCGCGTTGGTCGTCGGCATGGTCTCGGCATCAGTTTTTGGCCAACCGCCCAAAGATTTGCCACCTGAATCAGCCACAACACAGCTGACCGAGAGTGTCTCGACTCCGCAGGTCAAACATTCGCAGCCTTCCGAGCAAGATTTCATCGCCTCGACACCAACGAATATCGAATTCGTGGTGTCTCATCCGCGAAAGTGGATTTTGGGCGTGCGCATTAACGACACGTCGCTCGGTGCGGTCGTCACTTCAGTCGTTCCGATGAGTGCGGCCGAGAACGCCGGACTGGAATCCGGGGATCGAATCATCGCAGTCGATGGTCAACAAGTCGGCTGGGTTGGCGGACAAACCGTGTCGCTACACCACCTCGTCGATGCATCTCCTAACGGTGTCGCTCGAATCCTGGTCCAAAAGCGTTCATCAAACCTGAAGGTCGTTTTGGTGCGTTTGCAAACGCTGGGGGAATCACTGGGCATGAATTCGTAG
- a CDS encoding citrate synthase, with amino-acid sequence MTSSDKFQTQDVGTARLTYGDQEIELPLLEGNEGERAIDISALRRLTGLVTLDEGFVNTGSTRSAITFLDGEKGVLRYRGYPIEELAAHCDFIEVAYLLIHGELPNAEEAATFRKGIRHHTMIHEDMRSFYNGFPRDAHPMAILSSVVGALSTFYQDSMQVDDPQQVEISIYRLLAKLPTIAAYSYKKSIGQPFMYPNNDLDYCENFLHMMFATPAHEHLVDPDFAEALNLLLIVHADHEQNCSTSTVRMVGSSNANLFASISAGIGALWGPLHGGANEACVNMLDKIAKDGGNVKKYVDMAKDKNSSFRLMGFGHRVYKNFDPRAKIIRACCDKLLAKLNIDDPLFEVAQELQDVALRDDYFVERKLYPNVDFYSGVIYRAIGIPVQMFTVLFAIGRLPGWIAHWRELHANPGKRIYRPRQIYTGDTERKVVPIEQR; translated from the coding sequence ATGACCTCCAGCGACAAATTCCAAACCCAAGACGTCGGAACCGCTCGATTGACTTATGGTGATCAGGAAATCGAGTTGCCGTTGCTGGAGGGAAATGAAGGCGAGCGAGCGATCGATATTTCGGCACTTCGTCGATTGACTGGCTTGGTCACCTTAGATGAAGGATTTGTGAACACGGGCAGCACCCGCAGCGCGATCACATTTTTGGACGGCGAAAAAGGTGTGCTCCGCTATCGCGGCTATCCGATCGAAGAACTGGCCGCCCACTGTGACTTTATCGAAGTCGCTTACTTGCTGATCCATGGCGAATTGCCAAACGCGGAAGAAGCGGCAACGTTCCGCAAAGGGATCCGCCACCATACGATGATTCACGAGGATATGCGGTCGTTCTACAACGGCTTCCCTCGCGACGCCCACCCAATGGCAATTCTATCCAGCGTTGTCGGTGCTCTCTCGACGTTCTACCAAGACTCGATGCAGGTCGATGATCCGCAACAAGTCGAGATTTCGATTTATCGTCTACTTGCCAAACTGCCGACCATCGCTGCCTACAGCTATAAAAAGTCGATCGGGCAGCCGTTCATGTATCCGAACAACGATTTGGATTACTGCGAAAACTTTCTGCACATGATGTTCGCGACACCGGCTCACGAACACTTGGTCGACCCAGACTTTGCCGAAGCATTGAACCTTCTGCTGATCGTCCACGCTGATCACGAACAGAACTGCAGCACCTCAACCGTCCGGATGGTTGGCAGTAGCAACGCGAATCTTTTCGCGTCGATCTCCGCCGGTATCGGAGCCCTCTGGGGACCACTACACGGTGGAGCCAACGAAGCGTGCGTGAACATGCTCGACAAGATTGCCAAAGACGGCGGCAATGTGAAAAAGTACGTCGACATGGCCAAGGACAAAAACAGCAGCTTCCGCTTGATGGGCTTTGGTCACCGCGTTTACAAGAACTTCGATCCGCGTGCCAAAATCATCCGCGCTTGCTGCGACAAGCTGCTAGCCAAGCTAAACATCGATGATCCGCTATTCGAAGTCGCTCAAGAACTGCAAGACGTCGCGCTTAGAGATGACTACTTCGTCGAGCGAAAATTGTACCCGAACGTCGACTTCTACTCTGGGGTGATCTACCGCGCGATCGGCATCCCGGTTCAGATGTTTACGGTCTTGTTCGCGATCGGTCGACTCCCTGGCTGGATCGCCCACTGGCGTGAACTGCACGCGAACCCAGGCAAGCGAATCTATCGCCCACGCCAAATCTATACCGGCGATACCGAACGTAAAGTGGTTCCTATCGAGCAACGATAG
- a CDS encoding thioredoxin family protein has translation MTELDLATLFDQGLGYSAFLDKYANESQRSRWDKVHNAVQITDAQRQLLSSFVRKMKVLVSAGAWCGDCINQCPIFDHIALISECIEVRYFDRDDHTELADAIRTCGGRRVPSLLFVSEDDQICGRYGDRTIATYRHLAETQLGPSCPTGFGDVNQPLLDDVTADWLREFERIQWMLRLSPRLREKYND, from the coding sequence ATGACAGAGCTCGATCTTGCGACGCTGTTTGACCAGGGACTTGGCTACAGCGCTTTTCTGGACAAATACGCTAACGAGTCACAGCGTTCACGCTGGGACAAAGTCCACAACGCGGTGCAGATCACCGATGCGCAACGCCAACTGCTTTCCAGCTTTGTCCGAAAGATGAAGGTGCTGGTATCTGCAGGTGCTTGGTGCGGCGACTGCATCAATCAATGTCCGATCTTTGATCACATTGCCCTGATCAGCGAATGCATCGAAGTTCGCTATTTCGACCGTGATGATCACACCGAATTGGCCGACGCGATCCGCACCTGCGGAGGACGACGCGTCCCTTCGCTTTTGTTTGTAAGTGAAGACGATCAGATCTGCGGTCGCTATGGAGACCGAACGATAGCGACCTACCGACACTTGGCCGAGACGCAACTGGGCCCCAGTTGCCCCACCGGTTTCGGTGATGTCAATCAGCCACTCTTAGACGATGTCACTGCCGACTGGTTACGTGAATTCGAGCGAATCCAGTGGATGCTACGGCTGTCGCCTCGGCTTCGCGAAAAATACAACGACTGA
- a CDS encoding TadE/TadG family type IV pilus assembly protein: protein MNIRRRKKARHGAAAVEFALIVPLMLIFTFGLIEMSRISIIKESIIQASREGARVGIRPTASSSDVQTRIGEELQIMNITGASITVTPSQLDTAQPGDEVSVKIEIPISAVSLVPGFFNFDGVDIVAETVMRRESTGT from the coding sequence ATGAATATTCGTCGAAGAAAAAAAGCACGCCATGGAGCGGCGGCGGTCGAGTTTGCCTTGATCGTTCCTTTGATGTTGATCTTCACTTTCGGACTGATCGAAATGAGTCGTATCAGCATCATCAAAGAATCCATTATCCAAGCATCACGTGAAGGCGCGCGTGTGGGGATTCGACCAACCGCGTCCAGTTCTGACGTTCAAACTCGCATTGGAGAAGAACTGCAGATCATGAATATCACCGGTGCAAGCATCACGGTGACACCTTCGCAGTTGGATACGGCGCAACCGGGTGATGAGGTTTCTGTCAAAATCGAGATCCCGATCTCGGCTGTTAGCCTTGTGCCTGGGTTCTTCAATTTTGATGGAGTCGACATTGTCGCCGAAACCGTCATGCGCCGAGAAAGCACAGGGACGTAA
- a CDS encoding pilus assembly protein TadG-related protein produces the protein MSHSSIQYAFKVPLSPSARRRLPKRHRKGAAVVFGVFLLAGLLIMSAVAVDFGRISVSRSEIKRTADAAAMSGAWELFDSAVSGQAGSSAQTNVANSASQFASKNKVASNIPVIDDQTDVEMGYYDLDTGVLDTSNTDYNAVRVNVRQTEQAGSAISLFFGAVTGRHKQSLEARSTAALFKKIGGFHRPRKSGETLNILPIALDLETWEKVVAKQTEDNLTWSNGSVSNGSDGYFECSLYPTGTGSPGNRGTVDIGGANNSTSDLRRQILHGISPQDMVDLGKPLEFDSNHELELNGDTGISAGIKAELAQIIGEPRIIPIFTTVHGNGNNATYTIVRFEGIRILGVKLTGPMNKKHVTIQPAPTVAHYSIVEESITESEFLFTPVMLVD, from the coding sequence GTGAGTCATTCATCCATTCAATACGCGTTTAAAGTTCCACTATCACCTTCTGCACGACGTCGCCTACCCAAGCGTCATCGCAAAGGGGCAGCCGTCGTGTTCGGCGTTTTCTTGCTCGCAGGTTTGCTGATCATGAGCGCCGTTGCGGTTGATTTCGGTCGCATTAGCGTTTCACGATCCGAGATCAAACGGACCGCAGACGCGGCGGCGATGTCAGGTGCATGGGAATTGTTCGATTCTGCTGTTAGCGGCCAAGCCGGTTCCTCAGCACAAACCAATGTTGCAAACTCTGCATCGCAGTTCGCATCAAAAAACAAAGTCGCGTCGAATATCCCCGTTATTGACGATCAAACCGACGTCGAAATGGGATACTACGATCTAGACACCGGCGTTTTGGACACATCCAACACTGACTACAACGCTGTCCGTGTCAATGTGCGTCAAACCGAACAGGCCGGTTCGGCGATCTCGCTGTTCTTTGGTGCGGTCACTGGGCGTCACAAGCAATCTTTGGAAGCTCGTTCCACCGCAGCATTGTTCAAAAAGATCGGTGGCTTCCACCGTCCTCGCAAGTCCGGCGAAACACTTAACATCCTGCCGATCGCTCTCGACCTGGAGACATGGGAGAAGGTCGTTGCCAAGCAAACCGAAGACAATCTGACTTGGTCCAACGGTTCGGTCAGCAATGGCTCAGACGGCTACTTCGAGTGCTCGCTCTACCCAACCGGAACGGGCTCGCCTGGCAACCGTGGGACTGTGGACATCGGAGGTGCGAACAACAGCACCAGCGACCTGCGTCGACAGATTCTTCATGGGATTTCGCCCCAGGACATGGTCGATCTAGGGAAGCCACTGGAGTTCGATTCCAATCACGAACTAGAGCTCAACGGCGATACCGGTATCAGTGCGGGTATCAAAGCCGAACTGGCACAGATCATCGGCGAGCCCCGGATCATTCCAATTTTCACGACGGTCCACGGGAACGGTAACAACGCGACCTACACGATCGTTCGCTTCGAAGGCATTCGCATTCTGGGTGTGAAGTTGACTGGTCCGATGAACAAGAAGCATGTCACCATCCAGCCGGCACCAACGGTCGCCCATTATTCGATCGTCGAAGAATCCATTACTGAGAGTGAGTTTCTATTCACCCCAGTCATGTTGGTTGACTGA